cgcactgttgtctggcgcgcatttgtcaggtcacggaaaAAGAACACTGCGCTAAGAGGAACAGGAACTCCATTTGGCTCCAGAAatgaatggggggcttctggttaggacctttgtggctctttgagtgtttaaggtttccGACCTCTGGTATAGTCATAGTTTTCACTaggtttaaagcaggggtgtcaaactcaaggaccggGGACCGACTCtggctgcttagatctggcccacagggcagcctggaaacagcaaaggactggcctgcggtgcctctgccagtgaaaacggagttctgtttttgctggcagagggttgtaggaggctgtcacagccaaaaacagagcctgcAAGGGCCGCGTGCAgcactcctgagctccattttcactggaagagggttgcaggaggctgttgcagccgaaaacggagctcagcagCCTCTTCTCACTAGCAGAGCATTCGGGACACAagcgcccccgacacaagtgaggtcgagctggccatgcccaccccggccccctgaggtcaagcacaaccctgatgtggccttcaatgaaatcgagtttgacacccctggtttaaagcaTCACTGCCAAGTACCCTCACTTACTACCGATAATTATTTACAGTTTGAAGCTACAACAAGGCTAAATAATGAGAGTTTATTAACTAGGTCTTGAAGTTGTAGCTGTCATTGTATCCCTCAGATCACATAACTGtgctttggacacttggcaaccagaatgcatttacgactgttgcagtacCCCGCAGTCGTGTAATCACAATTTGCGCCCTTCACCGTGGGTTGGACATCTAGTTATTCCTTCTTTGCTCattttacctatttttttttcctccaaacctctaaagcagtgtttctcaaccatttgctggctggggaattctgggagttgaagtccggccattcttcaagttgccaaggttgagaaacactgctctaaagtttCCAATTTCCCAATACGTTCCCCACTGAATATTTTACCTCTCTCCTTCATTGGAAATGGGCTTGTTCGAACTTCAGATTTCTGCATTGTCCCAGCCTCGTGTCcttctctgtttctgtttctgagtTCTTCATACGTGATTCTTCTGTTTTTAGGAACTTGTTCCAGAAGCTCAGGTTCTGAAAGAAGAAACACCaccccatcccccaccccaccaagtAATTAATAGGGtgttgttcagtggtgggtttcaaatttttttagaatctcttctgtaggagtggcctgctttgtgggagtggcttgctgaccatgtgaccaggtgggagtggcttgccggccatgtgactgagtgggagtggcttggcagtcatgtgactgggtgggcatggccaacttgtaaaatgtggtgaaactcacttaacaacgctcttgcttagcaaccaaaatgttggctcaggaactctggcaatgaagtgtgcaagtcttaaagctgtcaagttacaagacccttgaacccctaaccctttagaaaaaaaaatcccaggagtgttcaaacttgacagctttaagacttgtgcacttcaactcccagaattcctcctccagtcatgttggctcaggaactctgacattgaagtgtgcaagtcttaaagctgtcaaattacaagacccttgcacccctaaccctttagaaaaaaaaccccaggggtgttcaaacttgacagctttaagactttaaggtttagataggactcttagaggcgggggggggggcgattggtgagccagccaatcagtgagcagcggacagggaagcgtggtgcggacaggtgtggggagggagctggaattggttctaaacggcacggtagatttgtggaacctcttctgtagaagaggttagaactggcaggaacccacccctggcgttgTTGCACATGGATAGCAAGTGTAggttgcaatttttatttttatttttagcaggCTTTATGATTTCCTCATGAGTTTTGACTTTGGGGGAAATTTAGAGAGACAATATTGGAATTATATTTGATGTAAATTCAAAGGATCAAactcagtgatggcaaatcttttcggcacAGAGTACCGAAGTAACACTAACACGTAAAACTGGCCGCTTCCTCCACTCCGTCTCCATACGTGTACAATGCTTTAGTGTTGCTACATAACATGCCCCGAGGTTTCCTATCTGAATAACCTAAAGGTGGCTAGAGCATTGAAATAACTGCAGGGGGTCTACCTCGAGCGATGCTGTCTGTAATTCCGGTCGGAGTAGATTCATTCATGGCAGAGCTAAATGGAACTGGTCTGTAGACCTGTTTGCTGCCAGTGGGCACTGTGTCCGGGGCCTGAGCCTTCTCAGAAAAGTCTGCCGCTTTTGAAGTTGCAAAGCGCGGGCTTTTGGATctgcggagagagagagagagagagatggcgaGTGCTTGgcgcggtttttttttttttaaatcacagcgTTGATatgtatgggtagtcctcgacttaccacagttcatttagtgaacgttcaaagttaaaacagccctgaaaaatgtgacttacaaccactTTTCAGTGATGGTCTTTGCAGCTtgcccatgatcaaaattcagaggtatGGCAACCGATTCATAATTATGACCCTCGCtgtgagggaggaaaggaaggaaggaaggggagaaaaagagggagggaggaagggaagagaaaaggaggaaggaaggaaggaaggaaggaaagaaagggagggagcaaggaaaagaagggagggaggaaaggaagcagaagggaatggaggaaaggaagggagggacggagggacaaaaggaaggaagagaaagggaggaaggaagggaggaaggaagggaggaagggatgaaaggaagagaaagggaggaaggaaggaaggaaggaagggagggagggatgaaaggaagagaaagggagggaggaaggaaggaaggaaggaaggaaggaaggaaggaaggaaggagagaagtaagtaagtaaataaataattcttacTGTGATTCATTCTTCAACATTTCTCCCAGGGGTGAATCCTTTAGGTTGATAAACTTCTCTTTGCATACATTTATATAAGATATCTTGCCAGCAAACCATCCACAGATTCCTGCAACTTATTTACAAAGGAAGGCAAATACTCTTTTAGGTGTTTgacaaaatgatattttaaacaaaataatacagTTCAAATGGAATCCATgaaaagtcacacacacacaaaacaatctCGTCCTTAAAACATGCTTTTAATCTTCTAGGCATTTCCTCTCCATTTCTTCATGACAACGCACGAAGAACTTATAAAACTGCTAAGTAAAGAGATCGGCAACAAAACATTCACatctattttaatacaaacaaacaaacaacttttAAGCAAACACTTCTACAgtattctctctcttttgtgatgagtaagagccgaggtggcgcagtggttagggtgcagtactgccggccactttagctgactgtcatctgcagttcagcggttcaaatctcaccggctcaaggtcgactcagccttccatccttccgaggtgggtgaaatgaggacccggactgtgggggcaagttgctgactcaatttgctaaataaaatttgtaaactgcttagagagggctgaaagccctatgaagcggtatataagtctaataaataaataaataaataaataaataatgataaattCCTGACGAGATGCCTCTTACAAGTCGAGAGCCAAAAACCTCACTACAGTttagatggcaaaccttttggacGTCGAGAGGCCAAAGGGCGCACATGAGCATTCCAAAATGGAAAGGcgcgtgtgcgcatgtgcagcagagacccaaagaccagctggctggcgggaggcaggCATCCCAAAACCGGCAAGATTCGTTTTTTTTGTGAGATTCTGTTTTGTCGTTTGCAGCAAAACAGAAGCTCGCAAAACAAACGCCACGAAGATCTGACCTGGGGGGACGgcgcgccagtggtgggattcaaataatttaacaaccggtcctctgccctaatgaccagctgggtaggcatggcttggtggtcatgtgactgggtgggtgtggccaactcaatgtcactcaggtcaatgggcgcttcgctttagctgttacaatgtaataagggttaaccgaagaggcagtttctgaaagcaataaagattaggctagaaaaaacaccagaatgtttccttcctgccttccttacaggattagccctgtaaagtgggaaaaaacaaaaggagatttcttccaacaaccggttctccaaactgcttagaaagttaccaaccggttctcccaaataggtgcgaactggctgaatcccaccactgtggcgcgcatgccagcagagagagtgctgcatgccacctctggcacccatgccataggttctccatcacgggttTAGATGTATAGACAAGTCTACGCGGACAGGGTTATATTACAGctttcctatttttcctatttgtatttctatttttttcagaaGTTAAAGAAGATGAGAAATAAATCTACCTGTCCACCCACAGGCCACCGGCATCTAAATTTTGAACTTTGATATTATTGTCCTATTACATTGACCTGATTCTTATAGAATTTGTTAAAAAAGGTGGAAAATATTGTCTCTTATTAAGTAATAATGAGAATCCTCACCCTCGACTCTGAGCCATTAAGTACAACGGAAGTCTGATATGAATGAAAACTCACATGTCATTTTGGGTATAGAGCCGAACTTTGGATGAGATGTAAGGACTCCTGATAATCAACatgaagagggggggaaaaagaaaagttaCTATATGAAACTATTAAGTAAAAAGTACCCAGGCCATTATTTCATTTTCAGCATATCAGTTaggttcatcccccccccccccgcaaattagacatataataataaaaaagtcatCAATAAAGATTTGCAAAATATGTCAACCTAAGAATGGATTCCCGCCCCGCCCCCCCAAATTTCTAAACACCATATATCAGTTGAGACAGCgggttttcaacctttttttcacCACATGCCATCTTTTGAGGCCACAGATGCCCAAGGCTTAACTCAaagtttaaatcataacatttcttcaatccTTCGTGGACCCCGTGATGAAATCGGCCCAGGGGTCTGCGGACAACAGGTGGAGAACCACTGAGTTAAGATACAGTATACAGATTGCAAggtagtgatgatgatgatggtattcgtgatgcatttttgaaagtTCAATTGACGAGTTTCATGTTTaaagaataaagtataataataattttttaaaaaaagacagtgatacccattgtcattggggcacttggtaccatgtccaagaattttataaacacatcaagaaattgcggcttcctgcaataacaccagcggaactgcaaaaaactgcactgctCGGAACATcctatattttaagaaagtacttggttgatatctaggacgctggcagcaaaccgtatcaaccattagcaccagtcaatgaaatttgtgacacatcttgaaatgttcacttgactgagtttcatgcttaatgaataaaataaataaacaaacaaacaaacaacaataataataataatttaaaaaaaaaaacagtgatacccattgtcatcggggcacttggtaccatgtccaagaattttataaacacATCCAAGAAATTGcggcttcctgcaataacaccagtggaactgcaaaaaaactgcgctactcggaacatcctatattttaagaaagtacttggttgataccttggacgctggcagcaacccatatcaaccatttagcaccaatcaatggtatttgtgacaatagacaacaacaataataaaaacagctgggggaaaaataacaaaatatggctatctgcaaattgaagttgagctattgtggaggaagaaatcaatggttgcaccaatagtaataggaacctttggagcaatacccaaagggctgctTAGATAATGGAAATGTTGAACTTATTAGGCCTGAGTATCCTGACTTGGCAAAAATATACCTTACTCAGAACTGCCTATGTATATTCAGACACTACTTTAACAGCTCATCATCATCATAACTTCTGAGGTACCGTTCAATAACAGTAGAGTATTTCATTCACCAGCTTGTTAAGAAAAGAATATTGTATTAAACAATGCTACAATCAAGAGCAGAAGGCAAAATAGTGCAAATGAAAAATGGCAGACTTTCAAATTTAAAGGTATTTGGAACATACCTCTACGGACTAATATATGGGTGACCATTATGGCAAAACTTGAGAAGGGCAAACCtaaaaaaaggggagagaaatGAACATTTGTAGGCAGGTGAAATTTCAGTACATCCTGAACAACAACCACTAAATCTGTAAATATGTTTAAGACGGTACAAATCAGAAAACTTTCAAGTCATTAGCAAGGGAACCCAAGTAccaatatatattgatatatttttcTGACCATTAGATGATTTCTCACTCAATCACATTATTTCACAGAGTTACAGTAAGAATCCTAGTTGTTCAATCTAAGCTTCTGGAAATGTCTACCTTTTTCTtagtttccagaagaaaaaacaaaagaaaaacacaacacacaaacTGGGTTGATATACTTGCTAAACCGTAATGTGACTTAATTCAGGTTATCATGTTGTGGGAATCCAGTCACTGTAATCTATCAATGAGAGTCTATGGCTCAGCATAATGTATGTATTGGCACAAAGTATGGAATAGGAGATATATAGACTAGAATCTAGACAGCataataaaaagcagagacatcaccctgccaacaaaagtgtgtatagtcaaggctatggttttcccagttgcaatgtttgACTGTGAcgtttggaccataagaaaggctgagcgccaaagaatggagtcctttgaactatggtgctggaggagactctggtgagtcccttggactgctaGGCGATCaaacctagaggagatcaaccctgactgctctttagaaggccagatcctgaagaggaaactcaagtactttggccacataATGAGATACATcttattgtgccttaaaatggcttctaccatactgccgtaaaatggcttctactgtacagcacagtggagttgccacggtAATGATACTCTACAAGGGGACTctttctggtaagggggaaaatccaatattagaaattacgtttggtctgggatTATTTGTGAGGAcaaatgtatgaattaaatacccaggcaatgcctgGTTATCAGCTGGTTActtataaaattaattattatttgGTGGACATTGCTCAACTACAAAAAGCACAAGCAAGGAAACATTTTACTTACATCTGTAGAGGAAGCTCTCTCTAATGCATTCTCGGCTTACTCTGTATTCTTCTGGTGTCAGTTCATATGAATGATCTACCTTCtgcttttattaaaaagaaaacaaaaagaaaacactaAGCATTCACATTCTAAGTATCTCAGCTGTAATATATATCAGCACCAAGAAGTATGTTTTCCTATTATTTTAACAGTgtatataaaatttttaaaaaatttaaaaccatATTCATGGTAGATATCTTAAgacatttggacccgtttcccacaaaaaagaaaacaccgggagccacaaaggtcctttttagatcttggggcgaagggaaaggacgcgacaagaagtatgaggaaagtgacttttattcagctcatagtggaaacgattcaacgaggcgtatttcgcgccctacatttatacctccaggtttgagtgagggaccaatggggcgtcgagtagctcgaccaatcagggcgaggattggaccggctctgcccgggaaccaatcaggaagagtcctttgtagctcgaccaatcagggcgaggattgagccggctctgcccgggagccaatcaggaagagtccttgttcgcgcgcttgtatttcccgcgctagtattcaacacccctccccccccagtcatagagttcctttaggaggggcaaacatagtcttgtaggtaggcgggacggtggcgttctcgtcccgatctccgtggttccccggcggtcgtcgacggggggggaaccgctggcggaggcgtgtccgtggtgggggcttgagccgacggcgcggccccgcgagagggcactggctccgggtcccgtgcccgatgtccgtccgcctggggtagcgtctctgtggccaacggggtgtctggtaggggccccgtgcagtccggttggggtgtaggttcagagtctcgagaagggctccgcggaaaagagtaaccagctggggtgcgcctgcccggaaggttcgcgacggcttgacccccgttcgccgggtggaaacggtccgtggggaaaggagtcaatgggggtggctcctgttgagagcagatttctgggaagctggggccgtctctttccgcagggaggcgacgccttaactggtccacgtgtcgcctccattgtgtcccgtcggccaggccgaccctgaaggaacaggggccggtcagagctgtgatggttgcgggaacccaccgtgg
The DNA window shown above is from Thamnophis elegans isolate rThaEle1 chromosome 9, rThaEle1.pri, whole genome shotgun sequence and carries:
- the LOC116513142 gene encoding OCIA domain-containing protein 1-like isoform X2, whose protein sequence is MEPPGQSRGPGSYGRMDGMVAKKVDHSYELTPEEYRVSRECIRESFLYRCLPFSSFAIMVTHILVRRGVLTSHPKFGSIPKMTFAGICGWFAGKISYINVCKEKFINLKDSPLGEMLKNESQSKSPRFATSKAADFSEKAQAPDTVPTGSKQVYRPVPFSSAMNESTPTGITDSIAREPELLEQVPKNRRITYEELRNRNREGHEAGTMQKSEVRTSPFPMKERAKLNKYGDVWEE
- the LOC116513142 gene encoding OCIA domain-containing protein 1-like isoform X1 — its product is MEPPGQSRGPGSYGRMDGMVAKQKVDHSYELTPEEYRVSRECIRESFLYRCLPFSSFAIMVTHILVRRGVLTSHPKFGSIPKMTFAGICGWFAGKISYINVCKEKFINLKDSPLGEMLKNESQSKSPRFATSKAADFSEKAQAPDTVPTGSKQVYRPVPFSSAMNESTPTGITDSIAREPELLEQVPKNRRITYEELRNRNREGHEAGTMQKSEVRTSPFPMKERAKLNKYGDVWEE